Proteins encoded together in one Telopea speciosissima isolate NSW1024214 ecotype Mountain lineage chromosome 6, Tspe_v1, whole genome shotgun sequence window:
- the LOC122664699 gene encoding hexosyltransferase GAUT11-like isoform X1 produces the protein MRRRATEHRRPVRRKFSCWIWGFFGLFSVAALVLFVVQHNHHEYPTVKKPTQEKNEEFELDRHESLNFTEEILSVKSFARQLGEQMILAKAYVIIAKEHNNLHLAWQLSSKIRHCQLLLSQAAMRGKPITLEEAEPIVRALSSLIYKAQDAHYDIATTIMTMKSHIQALEDRANAATVQSTVFGQFAAESLPKSIHCLHVKLTTDWLENSALRDLAEEKINSPRLVDNNLYHFCIFSDNVLATSVVVNSTVSNADHPKQLVFHIVTDKMSYGAMQAWFLGNDFKGCTIEVQNIEELSWLNASYSPVLRQLQDAEARAYYFNDPQDSKGEVKFWNPKYISLLNHLRFYIPEIYPSLEKVVFLDDDVVVQKDLTPLFSLDLHGNVNGAVETCLEAFHRFYKYLNFSNPIISSKFDPQACGWAFGMNVFDLISWKKANVTVTYHYWQEQNADRSLWKLGTLPPGLLTFYGLTEPLDRRWHVLGLGYDLNIDNRLIESAAVIHFNGNMKPWLKSASGRYKSLWKRYVNHTQPFLQDCVTS, from the coding sequence GAGAAGAATGAAGAGTTCGAACTTGATCGACATGAGAGCTTAAATTTTACTGAAGAAATATTAAGTGTTAAGTCATTTGCAAGGCAATTAGGTGAACAAATGATACTAGCCAAGGCTTATGTCATTATTGCGAAAGAACACAATAACCTTCACCTTGCTTGGCAGCTCAGCTCGAAAATCAGGCATTGCCAGCTCCTTCTCTCACAAGCTGCCATGAGAGGGAAACCCATCACATTGGAAGAAGCAGAACCAATAGTTAGAGCCCTATCTTCACTAATCTACAAGGCACAAGATGCGCATTATGACATTGCTACCACAATCATGACAATGAAGTCCCACATCCAAGCCCTTGAAGATCGTGCAAATGCTGCTACAGTGCAGAGCACAGTTTTTGGGCAATTCGCTGCAGAGTCTCTACCGAAGAGCATCCACTGTCTGCATGTCAAACTTACAACTGATTGGCTTGAAAATTCTGCACTACGGGACCTTGCAGAAGAGAAGATTAACTCCCCTCGGCTCGTGGATAACAACCTTTACCACTTCTGCATATTCTCTGATAATGTTCTGGCTACCTCCGTGGTGGTTAACTCCACTGTCTCCAATGCCGACCATCCTAAGCAGCTTGTTTTCCACATTGTCACAGATAAGATGAGCTATGGAGCAATGCAGGCATGGTTCCTTGGTAACGACTTCAAAGGCTGTACCATTGAAGTACAAAACATTGAAGAGCTCTCTTGGTTGAATGCCTCTTACTCTCCAGTTCTGAGGCAGCTCCAGGATGCAGAGGCAAGGGCTTACTACTTCAATGATCCTCAAGATTCAAAAGGTGAAGTGAAGTTCTGGAATCCTAAGTATATATCTTTGTTGAATCACCTCCGTTTTTACATCCCAGAAATATATCCTTCACTGGAGAAGGTGGTTTTTCTGGATGACGATGTTGTTGTCCAGAAGGATCTGACCCCACTTTTCTCATTGGATTTACATGGGAATGTGAATGGAGCAGTGGAGACTTGCCTTGAGGCATTTCATCGTTTTTACAAATACCTCAATTTCTCCAATCCAATCATCAGCTCAAAGTTTGACCCGCAGGCCTGTGGATGGGCATTTGGTATGAATGTTTTTGATCTGATTTCGTGGAAGAAAGCAAATGTGACTGTCACATATCACTACTGGCAAGAACAGAATGCTGACCGGTCTCTCTGGAAGCTGGGAACCCTTCCCCCAGGCCTTTTGACATTTTATGGACTGACTGAGCCACTTGATCGGAGATGGCATGTGTTAGGATTGGGTTATGACTTGAACATTGACAATCGTCTAATTGAGAGTGCAGCTGTTATTCACTTCAATGGGAACATGAAGCCATGGCTAAAGTCGGCTAGTGGCAGGTACAAGTCTCTATGGAAACGGTATGTAAATCATACACAACCATTTCTCCAAGATTGTGTCACAAGTTAA